In Mixophyes fleayi isolate aMixFle1 chromosome 11, aMixFle1.hap1, whole genome shotgun sequence, one DNA window encodes the following:
- the USP2 gene encoding ubiquitin carboxyl-terminal hydrolase 2 isoform X1: MSHTSSTLKRYTDTGYSKSYGGLSSYTSNLSSSYSDRNKLPYKTSMSTSYYSSSHLRSYPDLDRSIPRLDLPSKRTDILARSPSKYATNSVYSNGYNTTYSTLPTSPITSLSRKKSSSHTDLSHGLSELRTSDIYYPHSPALTRSRLEVNANSRISRASNYSEFSDIYGKKRGLSNGYGIPSIPTTESLTSHSKPTSRFAYSYEKSEGSSGKDVPPPKVVHGLVGLRNLGNTCFMNSILQCLSNTKDLRDYCLKNSYQCDLNSKTCSTAIMKEFAHLLQAIWTSSVNEVVSPSEFKTQIQRYAPRFMGYNQQDAQEFLRFLLDGLHNEVNRVTVRPKFSHQDLDHLIDTEKGKLMWKRYLEREDSRIVELFVGQLKSSLTCTECGYCSTVFDPFWDLSLPIAKKSTPEVSLMDCIRLFTKEDILEGDEKPTCCRCKARRRCTKKFTVQRFPKILVLHLKRFSEARIRSSKLSTFVNFPLKDLDLREFSSEPSTHATYNLYAVSNHSGTTMGGHYTAYCKNPNNGEWYTYNDSRVTAMSSSQVKSSDAYVLFYELSGPSSRM, from the exons ATGTCCCACACTTCATCTACCCTCAAAAGATATACAGACACTGGTTACTCGAAGAGTTATGGCGGACTCAGCTCATATACTTCCAACCTCAGTTCCTCCTATAGTGACCGCAATAAGTTGCCTTATAAAACCAGTATGAGTACTTCATATTACTCCAGCTCTCACTTGCGCTCATATCCAGATCTGGACCGAAGTATTCCCCGTCTAGATCTTCCCAGCAAAAGGACTGATATCTTGGCACGCTCTCCCTCAAAATATGCAACAAATTCAGTATACTCTAACGGCTATAACACCACTTACTCTACCCTTCCAACATCCCCCATTACCTCTCTGTCGCGTAAGAAGTCCTCCAGTCACACAGATCTGTCCCATGGACTCTCTGAACTTCGTACCTCAGACATTTACTACCCTCACAGTCCAGCACTGACACGGTCACGACTGGAAGTAAATGCAAACTCTCGGATTTCTCGTGCTTCCAACTACAGTGAGTTCAGCGATATCTATGGAAAGAAGAGAGGATTGTCTAATGGATATGGAATTCCTTCTATACCTACTACAGAGTCTCTCACATCACATTCAAAGCCCACATCACGGTTTGCATACTCCTATGAAAAGAGTGAGGGATCCAGTGGGAAAGATGTACCA CCTCCTAAAGTTGTGCATGGTTTGGTCGGTCTGCGGAACCTTGGAAATACG TGCTTCATGAACTCCATCCTTCAGTGTCTGAGTAATACTAAGGATCTAAGGGACTACTGTTTGAAAAATTCATATCAATGTGACCTAAACTCAAAGACCTGCAGTACTGCAATTATGAAAG AGTTTGCACATCTGCTTCAAGCAATATGGACAAGCTCAGTCAATGAGGTAGTGAGTCCTTCAGAATTCAAAACCCAGATACAAAGATATGCTCCACGTTTCATGGGATACAA TCAGCAAGATGCACAAGAGTTCTTGAGATTTCTTCTGGATGGATTACACAATGAAGTAAACAGGGTGACAGTCAGACCCAAATTCTCCCACCAGGACTTGGATCATCTGAT tGACACAGAGAAAGGCAAGCTAATGTGGAAGAGGTATCTGGAGAGGGAAGACAGTAGAATTGTGG AGCTATTTGTTGGTCAGTTGAAGAGTTCCCTCACATGCACAGAATGCGGATATTGTTCCACTGTATTTGACCCATTCTGGGACTTATCTTTACCCATTGCTAAG AAGAGCACTCCTGAAGTTTCATTAATGGACTGCATTCGTCTTTTCACCAAAGAAGATATTTTAGAAGGGGATGAAAAGCCA ACATGCTGCAGATGTAAAGCTCGAAGAAGATGTACCAAGAAGTTCACTGTCCAGAGATTCCCCAAGATACTTGTACTTCAT CTGAAGAGGTTCTCTGAAGCACGCATAAGAAGCAGCAAGCTCTCCACGTTTGTGAATTTCCCTCTTAAAGATTTGGACTTGCGTGAATTCTCTTCAGAACCAAGTA CTCATGCAACATATAATCTCTATGCTGTGTCCAATCACTCGGGGACTACCATGGGAGGACATTATACTGCTTACTGCAAGAACCCTAACAATGGAGAGTGGTATACGTATAATGACTCAAG AGTCACCGCAATGTCTTCCAGCCAGGTCAAGAGTAGTGACGCTTATGTTTTATTCTACGAGTTGTCAGGACCTTCTTCTAGAATGTAG
- the USP2 gene encoding ubiquitin carboxyl-terminal hydrolase 2 isoform X2 produces MPSFYTFTTTGLGTHREHQVPGAVVLSNLLGFMLHRTKPPKVVHGLVGLRNLGNTCFMNSILQCLSNTKDLRDYCLKNSYQCDLNSKTCSTAIMKEFAHLLQAIWTSSVNEVVSPSEFKTQIQRYAPRFMGYNQQDAQEFLRFLLDGLHNEVNRVTVRPKFSHQDLDHLIDTEKGKLMWKRYLEREDSRIVELFVGQLKSSLTCTECGYCSTVFDPFWDLSLPIAKKSTPEVSLMDCIRLFTKEDILEGDEKPTCCRCKARRRCTKKFTVQRFPKILVLHLKRFSEARIRSSKLSTFVNFPLKDLDLREFSSEPSTHATYNLYAVSNHSGTTMGGHYTAYCKNPNNGEWYTYNDSRVTAMSSSQVKSSDAYVLFYELSGPSSRM; encoded by the exons ATGCCTTCCTTCTACACTTTTACTACGACCGGCTTGGGAACCCACAGGGAGCACCAGGTCCCTGGTGCAGTTGTTTTATCCAACCTGCTTGGTTTCATGCTCCACAGAACcaag CCTCCTAAAGTTGTGCATGGTTTGGTCGGTCTGCGGAACCTTGGAAATACG TGCTTCATGAACTCCATCCTTCAGTGTCTGAGTAATACTAAGGATCTAAGGGACTACTGTTTGAAAAATTCATATCAATGTGACCTAAACTCAAAGACCTGCAGTACTGCAATTATGAAAG AGTTTGCACATCTGCTTCAAGCAATATGGACAAGCTCAGTCAATGAGGTAGTGAGTCCTTCAGAATTCAAAACCCAGATACAAAGATATGCTCCACGTTTCATGGGATACAA TCAGCAAGATGCACAAGAGTTCTTGAGATTTCTTCTGGATGGATTACACAATGAAGTAAACAGGGTGACAGTCAGACCCAAATTCTCCCACCAGGACTTGGATCATCTGAT tGACACAGAGAAAGGCAAGCTAATGTGGAAGAGGTATCTGGAGAGGGAAGACAGTAGAATTGTGG AGCTATTTGTTGGTCAGTTGAAGAGTTCCCTCACATGCACAGAATGCGGATATTGTTCCACTGTATTTGACCCATTCTGGGACTTATCTTTACCCATTGCTAAG AAGAGCACTCCTGAAGTTTCATTAATGGACTGCATTCGTCTTTTCACCAAAGAAGATATTTTAGAAGGGGATGAAAAGCCA ACATGCTGCAGATGTAAAGCTCGAAGAAGATGTACCAAGAAGTTCACTGTCCAGAGATTCCCCAAGATACTTGTACTTCAT CTGAAGAGGTTCTCTGAAGCACGCATAAGAAGCAGCAAGCTCTCCACGTTTGTGAATTTCCCTCTTAAAGATTTGGACTTGCGTGAATTCTCTTCAGAACCAAGTA CTCATGCAACATATAATCTCTATGCTGTGTCCAATCACTCGGGGACTACCATGGGAGGACATTATACTGCTTACTGCAAGAACCCTAACAATGGAGAGTGGTATACGTATAATGACTCAAG AGTCACCGCAATGTCTTCCAGCCAGGTCAAGAGTAGTGACGCTTATGTTTTATTCTACGAGTTGTCAGGACCTTCTTCTAGAATGTAG